tatgaaaTTATTTTGCAACCGTTTTTacatccttatactatataagaatgagtagTGGTTAAAGGAGggtttgaatttcaaccgcatgGATAGAGGTTTTTTGGAAATGTGGAATGTTGTGTagttttttaaaacttttggtACAACTGAGAGTAGCACGTGTTTAGGTATATTTATCGAAATAATCTCATTTTGGTATATTTAAAGATTTGATTTATGGAGACATTTGactatttttggaatatgaaatTATTTTGTAACCATTTTTGTATCGAGTACAACTCATATAAATTTATATGTTGGTGTAATTACTAAAATGATGTTATAGATACATTTAATTGAAGTGTGACTTTCGTTGTGCAATTAATACGTTGATATAACTAACTGTTAGAGGGTATTACCTTGTCTAAAACGACTTATGTCtccttttggatgattttcaaTTGACATTTTTGGACCTTTTGAAAATGGTAAAATTATACAAGCATTAATAAAACAAAGTATACAAGTGTGTATTGCAGTTAAAATATACTATTATTAGTTTTATCATATTTGATGactatttctttccaaaatatACTATTATTTATCCAATGAAAAATTTTCTCTAACCACAGGCGCGAAATACCCGCACGATACTCCCCctaatatttatgtatataattattcATCAATGTCAACTAACAATTAAATCTATACCGTCATAACTCTTTTGTCACGTAAGCATTTACAATTAAGATTGGAATACACATGGCTCATTTTTACGTATCCCAGGATTATTGCATCtgaccaatttttccaactCTTCTTACTCTCTGCAACTTGTTTCCCGCCAATAAAGCATGGGAAACTACTCCCGAATTAATGACAATTTTTGGGTGCATGCAAATGCCCATACGTTGTTAAGGGAATACATGTTATTTTCTTAACAGCTTTTCTTTACCCTGCCCCACAGTGATGTCTTGTCCTAATTTCTTTTGGTCTTCCCTCTTGCCACCATGCATCGGTGAGTCAGTGCTAAGGTTGCATGGGGCCGTACAACCATAATTGCAGTGAAAACTAGTAATGGTCCTGAGGCTGTCGGTATGTGTTTGTATGGgattatttgataaaaaattgttatttatttacattataaacatattttttaatatattttttattttttaattacatttccaaataatatttcaactAATCTCTTATCCAAGCACATAAATAGTATTCATCCTCCGAGGAGTTTGTCTAACAAAGAGGTTAGCTTGCGAAAAAGAATTTACACTCTTAAACAAAATTTGTGTAATACTCTATGTTAGTTAAACCATTTCCTTTTTACCAAAATGTTGTTCTCAATTATAGTTTCCAAAAGAAACCACACAAGATTACAAATTAATTGTGAgaagtttttttcttttaatgtaAACCGGAGGTCTCGACTTACACTCCCTCTCCGTACCGTTCAATCCAACCGTCCCATGTGAGAAGTTCTGCCTTGAAACCTTAACAAACTGTTTGAGTTCAAtctaatttttgaaacttaGGGTCGTTGCTGGCATATATAATTAACCACATGTAACTGTGCGCTGTCCTTCAAATGCGGTCATGAGAACCTTCTGAGGACAACAGTAATGCTTTTTGGAGCAGTCTGATAGGAAAATACTTAAGCAATAATTATGCTACTCAGCACTTTGAATTTTgtaaggcaaaaaaaaaaaaagttatttcatttattcaagACCCGAGGTTAAAAATGTTATTCAAAATTTTGGCAAAAACATCTATGTTGCTCATGTGGAAAACAATATTTCAACTCATACCATGCCTTTTGGAATTACTCATATTGTTTACATCTGAATTAACAGAAGCAAAGCCAGGGTCAAGTTTATTTATAAGATACGCATATAAACTACTGTGTTGATTGGCTCAAAGGtaatatatcattttttttcctatcaACCGTCACTTGTTTACCTCACACCTCTTCCATGATTTCAAGACTGCTGCCAACCCCACCTTCCTTGGCCACTTCAGTTTTGTTTCCTGCTtccattttttcaaaacccaCTGCCTATTCGTTGAGTAGTAGAGTATATTTTTCCACTTGTATACagcttattattattactatggACTATGGAGTGTATTTTTAATTTCTCTCTGGTGGAATTATTATGTTCAGCGTGGTGCGGGGTGCATCGATTGGCCCAAGTACTTGCTGCATGTGTTGCCTTTCGGACCGGCGCCAGatcctttcttttgctgtttccATCAGAGTTGGTCTGAAGCGCTACAGTCGAGGATTCTATCAGAGTTGCTGCACTCTCAGCAGCCAGCACCTCGAGGCTTTCTTTCCAGGTACGTAGTATAGCTCAGTAAAACTTGGGCACGGTCTCACGTTGGATCAGGGATAGGATCCAACATTCAACTTATACGTAGATAATTATGTATTATAAATTAtcaaatgaatttaaatttaattaaagtaattaattatgatttatgttttaatatatttaataGGATATGGGCCTTTAATATGTAGAAATTTAAaggtaatttttatttttatgatgGACTGAAGTAGGAATTCAAAAGATAACAAGAATGTTATCTATAAATAAGGTTATGGTCTCCAAGTCACATGGGTATTcttattattatattttctaATATCAAAAAATAGCTAAttcctgatatcccatcgttagaaaaaaaatatcaaaaagaaAATATCTCATCATCATGAAAAATACCATAGAGAAATTAATGGACTCTCTCAAAGGAATAGCAAATACGTGTTAAtttggaaggccaccccaaaatCTCTAAAAATTCAAGTACCAGTTTGTCAACATAAATCCAGATACATTTCCGTAATTTTACTGTTAATTCATTTCGTAATAATCGCCATAAAAATCTTGAGTTTAATCGGTGATGATTTTCACCAAAGGACTAATATAAACTACCATCCAATATCTCAAACCGTGAACCGAACTTAACTAGCTACCCAATCTGTTTTGATCTTAGACATTAATCAAGTTGAAATGCTGCTAGTTTCACCCATCAGAGTGGCGCTTAAGTACAAAGAGTGGGGACTCACCGACAACTTGGAAGGCAATTACAGTGCGTATTTTCGTCCTTATTTTGCTTCTATAGATTAGCGACCAGTGACCACACGCGCATCGCTGTCGGTAGGCGGCTATCAGGCGCCGCTATGTGTGGACCAAAAATTTATTGATATCGTTTTATAGATGCTTCAGCAGCTAAAATAAGTAACCACAGCTAATTAGGTAGCAATCATTTTCATACTTGTCtgaataaaaaacaaaaaagaaagtgTGGACTTCTTAATTTGTTTTGCGGTGGAGGAATTTGGCACGTAAATAAACTTCAAGAGAAGTGGGACGTACCATGCAAAGACAAGCCATAAACTACAAGCATGCTACCCAAAATTTTATTCTCAGATTTCttacttttcttatttttgtttgcaaTTTCCTACTTATATCTTGCATTTGTAATTGCCTATATAAACTAAGTGTTTGGCTTCAATTACCACACATATTTTACAGATTATATTCAATTCGTTTTCTCCCACCCTTACTTCTCTAGCTAGTTGTCACCGAACTTTGATCAATGAGTTGAAATCCTTCTGTAATTCATCCAATTGCAGCTACTCTTTAAAGAATTCATACGCAATTGAAATTCCATGTGCAACTATTAAAGAGTAATATAATCCATTCCACTCTAGATAAGAATTTTAAGATAAGTACATTGTAAATATTTAATATCACAACTGATGTAACCGAGAAATTTTCAGCTCTCGGTAAATGGTTTTTCCTATGTAGTGCCCTAAGAGCACAAAGTAAGTATACAAAAAAAGGTGATTCTGCTATTATAGTATCAGAATTATCACCCACCCCTTAATCACAATACTTTCATAGAGAAAATATACCcttttgcccaaaaaaaaaaaaaatcaggtcCATTTTTTTTACAATATGCCCTAAAGGCGCCAATTTTTTAGATGAAAGCTTAAGACATAGTTCCCAACTCAGGAATACTCAACTCAATGACATAAACTACAAATCATGTCCATAAGATTAGAGATTTTACTTAATCATGTCCAATGATGGAAGACAAAATCCTATCGGGTTTCGTGCGAAGGAGGTATGTGGGGCGGTCTTCCACGATGTTCAATCGGCATTTGAGATTCAGTTCAGCATGACAGTCCAAGTGAGCGATTTCCCGCTGCTCTATGAGAGGGTAGCTCAATCAACTGATCGGTATGAGGTCACAGTTGTACGGTGGAGGGCAGGGGGTCCAGTAGATATGGTGCTCAATACGGATGGCTGTTCTAAGGGAAACCCGGGAGCGAGTGGTGGAGGCGGCATACTTAGAGGCTCCGATGGGCAACTAATGGTTGCTTTTTCGGCATACTTGGGGGAAGTTTCTAGTCTTCGTGCTGAGGTTTTGGCCATGTTGAAGGGTGTTCAGGTGTGTCTTGAAAAGGGGCTTCTCCCCGCAGTAGTGCAATCGGATTCAATGTTGTTAGTTGACATACTCCAGCGGCGATACCTTTGTCCTTGGTCCGTTAGAAGGGAGGTGGAGCAAATCTGGCACCTGGTTGGGGGGACTCGGTTTGAGCATTGCTACAGAGAGGCAAATAAGGTTGCTGATATACTAGCGAATGTGGGGGTATCTCATCCGCAAGAGCTGGTTAGGGTTTACTGTACTGAGCGCACTCTTCCCTCGGTGACCCGGGGAGAGTGCAGGATGAATAGACTTGGGGTGCCATTGGTTAGGCGTGTTAGGATAGGGCGTGCATAGACTGTAGTAACTGGGGTTTTCCCTGGTGTTCGTTGTCTTCGTGGTCTGGAATGAATAAagtaattatttataaaaaaaaaaaaaaagttaaaaaaaaaaaggaaaactttagctcaaaaagaaaaatgaatgtCAGAAAAAATAACTTAGTGATTTCCAGGTGTTCATTTACCAAACCCGATAGGATTTTGTCTTCCATCATTGGCTTAACAACCACAACccaatcttcttttttttttttgtcggaCATGATAGATTCTAATCTACACTTACTTCTACTCTATACTAGGAGGAGAGAGAATCTGAAGAGACTGAACTATCACCAATTCAAATGAGTACTGGCGAAACTTTCTAGAAAATTCTGGATTTTTTAGAATGCAGGATAAGGGATTCGCTCTCTTGATCTACACCAAAATAGAAGTTTAAAACTTTTTTGATGGCCAACTACTCTTAACCTCAACCCAATCTCATTGGTTCATAAAAATCTTTTAGTACGAATCCAAAACTGTCTTACTTGGACAATACGTCTAGGAACTGTCATCGTTTATTTTTTTCGAAAACTATCATTTTCAAGGTCAATGATAAGTCTCGCACATAAATGCACATATCAAACGCACATCAAGCATAGATATCAAACAATGATAAGTCTCGCACATAGGTGCATATATCAAACGCACACCAAGTACACGAACTCTGGCGTACGTACAAAGAGTCTTgtagtataatttttttttggttaattgcAATTTGCACTCCTAAACTAATGCTAATAGCAGTTTGAACCATAAACCATCAATTGCACTATTTAAGAGCTTACACTATCGACTTATAGTACATTTTACAAATTCATTTATAATCAATAAACTTTTTATGgctttttttgaataaagaaggCTTTAGCACCATTCAATGAGAAAGAACAAATGCAAATTCAAGCTGATAATGTCCTTTGTATTAATAAATGGTGATAGATTTTATTGATTTGTATCTTACTTGAACAGTGCACTATGAGGTCAAGTAGATTTTAATTTAGTGGCTAAATttgaaatgtaaaaaaaaatagaggttTTGATTCAAATCCCTCATTCCCCCTTCCCAACTCTTAAATCCCGTTCTTCTCCTATTAATAGAAAAAATGTGTAGTATGCCACACAGCAATAGTGTAAGTTAATAAAGTATCCGATTCGATAGTTTGAGCTGCTAAATGCATGGAGGTAATAAAGTACCCCAAGAAACATACAGCTCACAGCCtacatttttaaaattaatagaTGGAAGAACTTTTGACTTGATGACCTGTAGTCGAGCTTATTTACATCAGTTATTAATGAAGTGCAATAACCAACTACTCTAGGAGTAGAAGTAGTTGGCCATCAAGAAAATTTTAAACCTTTATTTAAGTGTAGGTTAAGAGATTAAATTTCTTGACCTGCATTCTAAAAAATCTAGGCTTTCCTGGAAAAGTTTGTCGACAAGTGTGTAAACGTCCATCTGGACCGGTGGTAGTTTAGTTCCTTTTGAATTCCTCTTGGCCCTTTTTAAATCCCCCTTCCCTTAGTATAGAGTAGGAATAGAAGTAGGTTTAGAATAGATTTTAttgtaaaaaagaaattaatgaAGAGCAATACCAGGGTAGTCATCCTTTATTTCCTGTCATAATCTCCTACTGAGCGGACCGTCTCAAAGGTAATATACCCTGTTGCATGCCGAAATTGTTTGGTTCCTCTTACAATTGCAACTTCTTTGACATCCACAGACTGTATGACAATTCCTTTTATTTCCACAGTGATACCATTGTACTTTCCATTAGAGAACAGAATCATAAACGCAAGCTCTAGGTTGATGTTATCAAGGGATGCCACTGCAACTAAGCCTTGCAAACGACCAACTAGTCCGGATCTGGGTGAAATGCTTTGTGTCAAGAAATTATCGAGGACGAAAACAGTTCCAAATTGGTTAAAGCCCCAAGTTTTGTTTGGGAGACCTGCAACTGGGAAAATAGGGTGAGCATCTCCACTTCGATATTCATGGTCGTACACTGTCAAATGTGTGAAGACTGTCTTTGATTGTCCCAAGTTTGCGAGAAAAAGCACGTCGAGAATTTGGACAGATGCTATAGTACAAGTGAATTTGTGTTGGAATAGGTTTCCTGAAGCTGCTGAAAATCGAACTTGCAGAAACCCGCCAAAGACCAGCGACAACACAGGCGATAACTCATGTGCCCGTGTTTCATCAAATGATATTCCTTTGCTTGACCAAAAAAACTCCAGCAGAATGACCGGTGATAACTCCGACGCCGGAGTTGGTGTTTCATTCTTCAATTCGCTTCTTTTCTTCGTGGTTCCTGATCGAACACGTTTCTTCATGACAATCAAATTAATTTAGGCATACCAACAACCAATTTATGTGCAAATATATACAATTATTCCATCATAAAATCACTCATTTAAACTACGATTTGCACCTTATCACCTTGTTAACAAATGCTGATAGGGTTATAAAACTAAAGCCCCAGATTACCTCGTCTGTCGTCCAACATGGGTGAGCAGTGGACTTAAAGTCTCTATATTGTTTTCAAGGGGTGAACATGAAATTGGTTAACCGAATTTCAGGtcaaaatatatttaatttagtgaatttgatttcaatttgattttggatttaaacgtttgattttgttttttttttctttctgcacacacacacacacacacacacacatatatatatatatatgtatgtctGTATCTATGTATGTATACATACATTGATTATTCTTATATTTTTATACCTTAAGATTTGTGTTCCTATATTGTACTTCAGAACTTATTGTAGATATTGATTATTATACTTTTGTTTGCAGAAAGGGGTATAGATAAATATAATATCCTAGCTGCAATAATGAAATTTAGTATTAAATAGAAGAATAATTTTTAGTATTAGAAAATTTTATGACATGTCTAAAAGAGGTTCTAAGAATGGTTAGAGCTTTTTAAACTAAGTGAAAGAAATGATCTTATAATAGAGAGATAAAAGCAAGAATTTATGTCAGATAAGTAAATGTACTTGTAGTAAACCAAACAAAATTATATCATTAATTTTTTGGAGTTCTCATTATTGGAATAATGCCACTGATTTGGATACTGGGAGGTCTCTTCAGTTGGCGTGGAAGCAAAATAGGCCAAATTGTTACACGAACAATTCAAAGAAATAATCAAGGTTTTCATGAAAAACCCTAAATAAGATTCAAAGAACCTTAAGTAGAGACTATGAGAAAGCTAAAAAGGTTATTTGTAGGCTTAAGAGACCCTACCACAAGGACCTATTTATAAGGTTAACTACTTGGGAGAATTAAAAAGAATACCTTGCTAGCCAAAACAATCAATCAAACTTTGTCTTCCTAATCATGACAATCAATCATGCCAACCAATTATTCTAATTAGATCAATCATTCATTCTAATAAAATCatatcaaaataaaataaaatcctaTCAAATCTCATCATATCTTGGCATTATGGTGAGATGTTGTCAAATCTTCATGTGATATTATTGCCAAAATAGTCTTCTTCCTTTCAACCTTCATGTGATCATTTTGGTCAAAAAGTCTTCTAAAATATGTTCTACATTATTAATCCTTACACTTGTTTCTATTTGGTACTAATACGCATTTCGGAATAATTACAAAGTACACCAACATAATAAAACTATAAAAAACATGATTTGCCCACAACTCTCCTCATTATCGAATTTATAACTTGAAGAATcctttacttttgctttttgtttATAATTTTTATGCAATTCTTAGA
Above is a genomic segment from Coffea eugenioides isolate CCC68of chromosome 5, Ceug_1.0, whole genome shotgun sequence containing:
- the LOC113771537 gene encoding dirigent protein 19-like — encoded protein: MKKRVRSGTTKKRSELKNETPTPASELSPVILLEFFWSSKGISFDETRAHELSPVLSLVFGGFLQVRFSAASGNLFQHKFTCTIASVQILDVLFLANLGQSKTVFTHLTVYDHEYRSGDAHPIFPVAGLPNKTWGFNQFGTVFVLDNFLTQSISPRSGLVGRLQGLVAVASLDNINLELAFMILFSNGKYNGITVEIKGIVIQSVDVKEVAIVRGTKQFRHATGYITFETVRSVGDYDRK